From Staphylococcus delphini, one genomic window encodes:
- a CDS encoding DMT family transporter, giving the protein MSWFALLLAGLFEVLGVLWLNEYARQHQKRFIVLLAITFALSLLSLSWAMADIPMGTAYAIWTGIGTAGGTILGMVVYHESKQLIRIFFIVLIIISAVGLKLVV; this is encoded by the coding sequence ATGAGTTGGTTCGCCCTTTTATTAGCAGGCTTATTTGAAGTATTAGGTGTGCTTTGGTTAAACGAATATGCACGTCAACATCAAAAACGCTTTATTGTGTTGCTCGCTATCACCTTTGCTTTAAGCTTACTCAGTCTTTCTTGGGCAATGGCAGACATACCAATGGGAACCGCTTATGCCATTTGGACAGGAATCGGCACAGCAGGCGGTACGATTTTAGGCATGGTCGTTTATCATGAATCCAAACAGTTGATAAGAATCTTTTTCATTGTCTTGATTATCATTTCTGCTGTTGGATTGAAATTAGTTGTATAA
- the abc-f gene encoding ribosomal protection-like ABC-F family protein, translating to MTMLKDIYIEFLGKALLTIDRLEILDGDKIAIIGANGSGKTTLLNLISGHFNNFSGIFEKNHDFLYLKQIENNNELGNETNYALISKMGGVPYSGSFENCSGGEKIRLGLSNVIKDEFVNLMLDEPTTNLDLSSVKFLMKTLKNHQGTIIFTTHDRNLVEEIATKIWVIENHKVKEYKGSWTDYTEQKQLERATVENINTQIDVQKEQLQSAIQNKREALKRTSNVTSSKKNKRINPGRLGQSKSRGSSQKGISRQIKSLEKKLENIPMKKGILENKEIQFPSMDIQKSSRIVMYANKLTIHAGDNMLLDNTSFQIETGEKVAFVGNNGVGKTTLLNHIYHRHEAIIISSNVKFSYLRQDFFFDQKDVDLIHFVMNDTEHSYDFVVDVLEKIGFDKSDLVKQTMTLSAGEQLKALLATSLLNRSNVLILDEPTNYLDIDAIQGLEQLIKQYPGTILFTSHDSFFVDKIATVIYEISQRKLKRIR from the coding sequence ATGACAATGTTAAAAGATATCTATATTGAATTTTTAGGTAAAGCATTATTGACAATTGACCGATTAGAAATATTAGATGGTGATAAAATTGCGATTATCGGTGCGAATGGAAGCGGAAAAACAACCCTTTTAAATTTAATTTCGGGTCATTTTAACAATTTTTCAGGAATTTTTGAAAAAAACCATGACTTTCTATATTTAAAACAAATTGAGAACAACAATGAATTAGGAAACGAAACGAATTATGCGTTGATCTCTAAAATGGGGGGCGTTCCGTATAGTGGCAGTTTTGAAAATTGTAGTGGAGGGGAAAAAATTAGATTAGGTTTATCAAATGTGATCAAAGATGAATTTGTCAATTTAATGCTTGATGAACCGACGACAAATTTAGATTTGAGTAGTGTAAAATTTTTAATGAAGACATTAAAAAATCACCAAGGCACTATTATTTTTACGACACACGACAGAAATTTAGTGGAAGAAATTGCGACAAAAATTTGGGTCATCGAAAATCACAAAGTAAAAGAATACAAAGGAAGCTGGACAGATTACACGGAACAAAAACAACTAGAAAGAGCAACGGTTGAAAATATAAATACCCAAATAGACGTACAAAAAGAACAGTTACAATCGGCGATACAAAATAAAAGAGAAGCATTAAAACGCACTTCTAATGTGACATCAAGTAAAAAGAATAAAAGAATAAATCCAGGAAGATTAGGACAATCTAAATCAAGGGGGAGTAGTCAAAAAGGGATTTCTCGACAAATTAAATCACTTGAGAAGAAATTAGAAAATATTCCAATGAAAAAGGGCATACTTGAAAATAAGGAGATACAATTCCCTTCTATGGATATACAGAAATCGAGTAGAATAGTGATGTATGCGAATAAACTGACGATTCATGCTGGTGATAACATGCTTTTAGACAACACATCTTTTCAAATTGAAACGGGTGAAAAAGTGGCTTTTGTTGGTAACAATGGGGTAGGAAAAACGACATTATTAAACCATATCTATCATCGTCATGAAGCCATCATCATATCTTCCAATGTTAAGTTTTCTTATTTAAGACAAGACTTTTTCTTTGATCAAAAGGACGTTGATCTTATCCATTTCGTTATGAATGATACTGAACATTCATATGATTTCGTTGTAGATGTTTTGGAAAAGATTGGCTTCGATAAAAGCGATTTAGTGAAACAAACAATGACACTTAGTGCAGGGGAACAGCTTAAAGCATTGCTTGCGACTTCATTGTTAAACCGTAGCAACGTCTTAATTTTGGACGAACCGACCAATTACCTAGACATTGATGCAATTCAAGGGTTAGAGCAATTGATCAAACAATATCCAGGAACGATATTATTTACATCACATGATAGCTTTTTTGTCGATAAAATTGCTACGGTCATTTATGAAATATCACAACGCAAATTAAAAAGAATCAGATAG
- a CDS encoding FAD-dependent monooxygenase, which produces MKIGIVGAGIGGLTAAIMLRAQGHDISIYEKQDAIREVGAGIGIGDNVLQMLGQHDLAKGIRNAGQVLTAMRIFDEQGHTLNTLPLSEKKTNVTLERQTLVDLLKSYLDDGLFNFNHEVTHVESDGTTATIHFKEQSTVQLDMVIGADGIRSKVRQSVQPKSKVQYQGYTCFRGIVDDMDMLKPIADEYWGQKGRFGIVPLLDGRAYWFATMNAKENDMHFKKFNKPYLQAYFNHFPEPVRKVLDLQPETAILHHDIYDLKSLSTFVYEKNIVLLGDAAHATTPNMGQGAGQAMEDAVVLANVLKKYSDLDRALQRYQRLRVKHTQKIIKKSRKIGEIAQKSNGMTMSVRNRLLRMMPKWVMARQTRLLYRGKKE; this is translated from the coding sequence ATGAAAATCGGTATTGTGGGTGCAGGCATTGGTGGTCTTACAGCTGCAATAATGCTTCGAGCACAAGGACACGATATCTCCATTTATGAAAAGCAAGATGCGATTCGCGAGGTGGGTGCGGGCATTGGTATAGGAGACAATGTGCTTCAAATGCTTGGGCAACATGATCTGGCGAAAGGTATTAGAAACGCGGGGCAAGTCCTTACAGCGATGCGCATTTTTGACGAGCAAGGTCACACTTTAAATACATTGCCTTTAAGTGAGAAAAAGACGAATGTAACGTTAGAACGTCAAACATTAGTGGACCTTTTAAAGTCATATTTAGACGATGGCTTGTTTAATTTTAACCATGAAGTGACGCATGTCGAAAGTGATGGAACTACTGCGACAATTCATTTTAAAGAGCAAAGTACAGTACAACTCGATATGGTGATTGGTGCTGATGGAATTCGTTCGAAAGTGAGACAATCTGTTCAACCTAAAAGTAAAGTTCAGTATCAAGGTTATACATGTTTTAGAGGAATTGTAGACGATATGGACATGTTAAAACCGATAGCCGATGAATATTGGGGACAAAAAGGACGTTTTGGTATTGTTCCGTTATTAGATGGTCGTGCATATTGGTTTGCGACGATGAATGCGAAAGAAAATGATATGCACTTTAAAAAGTTTAATAAACCTTATTTACAAGCGTATTTTAATCATTTTCCAGAACCTGTGCGCAAAGTATTAGATTTACAACCAGAAACTGCGATTTTGCATCATGACATTTATGATTTGAAGTCATTGTCGACATTTGTGTATGAAAAAAATATCGTGTTATTAGGCGATGCGGCACATGCGACGACGCCGAATATGGGGCAAGGTGCTGGTCAAGCGATGGAAGATGCAGTTGTATTAGCCAACGTATTGAAGAAGTACTCGGATCTGGATCGTGCATTGCAACGTTATCAGCGTTTGCGTGTGAAACATACACAAAAAATCATTAAGAAATCCCGTAAAATCGGGGAAATCGCACAAAAATCAAATGGAATGACGATGAGCGTGAGAAATCGGCTCCTCCGTATGATGCCGAAATGGGTCATGGCAAGACAAACCCGTTTGTTGTATCGTGGAAAAAAAGAGTAA
- a CDS encoding metal ABC transporter ATP-binding protein, whose translation MNHILKVENLSCFYENGDGIKNISFELNSGDFLALIGKSGAGKSTLINSILGILPLTEGEVLIADDLSSKDISFSPQNQAIDWYLNVFDNIYMEALFDGYSNAKAETIHALNKIGLEGKEKEDPTNLSGGQLQRVQLARQLVSNAKVLILDEPTSSLDVITSEKILDQLKDKTQEGKVCLISSHDLDMLERYCNKVLYIENGNLIFFGEINHFLEQYNRLNEYKVNYEGHLSKELEKNIAAHFNVIAWHPLTVEVNNGESINAILKLLIDHDIAIHAVEQNKRSLKEIIKLKG comes from the coding sequence TTGAATCACATTTTGAAGGTCGAAAATTTATCTTGTTTTTATGAAAACGGAGATGGCATTAAAAATATTTCGTTTGAATTAAATAGTGGTGATTTCTTAGCACTTATTGGAAAAAGTGGTGCAGGTAAAAGTACATTAATCAATTCGATTTTAGGCATACTTCCTTTAACAGAGGGAGAGGTTTTGATAGCGGATGACTTATCGTCTAAAGACATTTCATTTAGCCCACAAAATCAAGCGATTGATTGGTATTTAAATGTTTTTGATAACATCTATATGGAGGCTTTATTTGATGGATATTCAAATGCTAAAGCAGAAACCATTCATGCATTAAATAAAATCGGTTTAGAAGGAAAAGAAAAGGAGGATCCAACAAATTTATCCGGTGGTCAATTGCAACGTGTACAGTTGGCAAGACAACTTGTATCAAACGCAAAAGTTTTAATTTTGGATGAACCGACATCTAGTTTGGATGTGATAACATCTGAGAAAATTTTAGATCAACTGAAAGATAAGACGCAAGAAGGAAAAGTTTGTTTAATCTCTTCTCATGATTTAGACATGTTAGAAAGGTACTGTAATAAAGTGCTGTATATTGAAAACGGCAACTTGATCTTTTTTGGTGAGATCAATCATTTTTTAGAACAATATAATCGTCTGAATGAATATAAAGTCAACTATGAAGGTCATCTCTCTAAAGAACTTGAAAAAAATATAGCAGCGCACTTTAATGTGATAGCGTGGCATCCTCTAACGGTTGAAGTCAATAATGGAGAATCTATTAATGCAATATTGAAATTATTGATTGATCATGATATCGCCATTCATGCTGTTGAACAAAATAAGCGTAGTTTAAAAGAGATTATTAAGTTAAAAGGGTAA
- the nhaC gene encoding Na+/H+ antiporter NhaC: MKRKPTLLESLSTIFVMMIVVCVGFIFFKIPVQPLLIISATYASWIAWRVGLRWKDLEEGITDRLATAMPAIFIILTVGIIVGSWMYSGTVPALIYYGLKFLSPSYFLISAFLISAITSVATGTAWGSASTAGIALMAIGLHMDIPAGMAAGAIISGAVFGDKMSPLSDTTNLASLVTRVNIFSHIKHMVWTTVPASIIGLIVWHIASRRFSVQTNTAQIDALLKDIATMYHINFFVWLPLIVIVICLLAKISTVPSMLISSVVAILVGWLNNGFQLKNGFIATFSGFTPKMLLGQEGLSQKALSLIEQGGMMSMTQVLVTIFCGYAFAGIVEKAGCLDVILHSISKNINSRGQLILVTVIGSLMMVLAAGVASVVIIMVGVLLMQMYDKMDLDRVNLSRTLEDSGTMIIPLIPWGTSGIYYTQQLGVGVGQFLIWAVPCYLCVLIALFYGFTGIGIKKKAPVSS; encoded by the coding sequence ATGAAAAGAAAACCTACTTTATTAGAGTCACTGTCAACCATTTTCGTGATGATGATTGTGGTTTGTGTGGGCTTTATCTTTTTTAAAATACCTGTACAACCTTTATTAATTATTTCGGCAACGTATGCGTCATGGATTGCATGGCGTGTTGGCTTGCGTTGGAAAGATTTAGAAGAAGGGATTACAGATCGTTTAGCGACAGCGATGCCCGCGATATTCATTATTTTGACAGTCGGTATTATCGTTGGTTCCTGGATGTATTCAGGCACTGTACCCGCACTGATTTATTATGGTTTGAAATTTTTAAGTCCGAGTTACTTTCTCATTTCGGCATTTCTCATTTCAGCCATTACTTCAGTGGCCACAGGGACAGCATGGGGGTCAGCATCCACTGCGGGTATCGCTTTAATGGCAATCGGCTTACATATGGATATTCCAGCAGGCATGGCAGCCGGTGCAATTATTTCAGGTGCAGTATTTGGCGATAAAATGTCACCGTTATCGGATACGACCAATTTGGCATCATTAGTGACACGTGTGAACATTTTCAGCCACATCAAACATATGGTTTGGACGACTGTACCGGCATCGATTATCGGGCTTATCGTTTGGCATATCGCATCAAGAAGGTTTTCAGTTCAGACGAATACAGCACAAATTGACGCATTGTTAAAAGACATTGCGACAATGTACCATATTAACTTTTTCGTTTGGCTTCCGTTAATTGTCATTGTCATTTGTCTTTTAGCTAAAATTTCAACTGTACCATCGATGCTCATTTCTAGCGTCGTGGCCATTTTAGTCGGCTGGTTGAACAATGGCTTTCAACTTAAAAATGGCTTCATTGCGACATTTAGTGGTTTTACACCCAAGATGTTACTCGGTCAAGAAGGCTTGTCTCAAAAAGCGTTGTCATTGATTGAGCAAGGTGGCATGATGAGTATGACGCAAGTATTAGTGACGATTTTTTGTGGCTATGCTTTCGCGGGAATTGTCGAAAAAGCGGGCTGTTTAGACGTGATTTTGCATAGTATTTCTAAAAATATTAATTCACGCGGTCAACTCATTCTCGTGACGGTTATCGGAAGTTTAATGATGGTGCTCGCTGCAGGGGTGGCGTCAGTTGTGATTATTATGGTCGGTGTCTTACTCATGCAAATGTATGACAAAATGGACTTGGATCGGGTGAATTTATCTCGAACACTAGAAGACTCTGGAACGATGATCATCCCACTCATTCCATGGGGCACATCAGGTATTTATTATACGCAACAACTCGGTGTCGGTGTAGGGCAATTTTTGATTTGGGCCGTGCCATGCTACCTTTGCGTACTTATCGCATTGTTCTATGGCTTTACCGGTATCGGCATTAAAAAGAAAGCACCTGTTTCATCATAA
- a CDS encoding arginine deiminase, giving the protein MKFNDLVKNLQGNPNLIAEYISNPTSVLEMYVLSEEEHDALLSGSFEGLVGLGVSGELAAGVLSGAHSSTCGPIATRI; this is encoded by the coding sequence ATGAAATTCAATGATTTAGTAAAAAATCTTCAAGGAAATCCAAATTTGATAGCTGAGTATATCTCGAATCCAACAAGTGTTTTAGAAATGTATGTTTTAAGTGAAGAAGAACATGATGCGTTATTATCTGGCAGTTTTGAGGGGCTAGTGGGTTTAGGAGTTTCAGGAGAGTTAGCAGCTGGTGTTCTTTCGGGGGCACATAGTTCCACTTGTGGACCTATTGCTACAAGAATTTAA
- a CDS encoding DUF1641 domain-containing protein, translated as MAERIRKIKRLEKSEAEIKAESLSQVTDAIAENKDSILKAIDLIRTLDEAKILDALNGAVKQRGVITEKITTELNKDQYTGVIHNMGQMLFLLGDLQTDELRVLLNKVNRGIRVANQASPHARTSVTGLMRVLKDDEMNQSLTYFLNLLKGMSRD; from the coding sequence ATGGCTGAACGTATTAGAAAAATTAAACGTCTTGAAAAAAGTGAAGCAGAGATCAAAGCAGAAAGTTTATCACAAGTGACGGATGCCATTGCGGAAAATAAAGACAGTATTTTAAAAGCGATTGACCTTATTCGTACGTTAGATGAGGCTAAAATATTAGATGCTTTAAATGGTGCCGTGAAACAACGCGGTGTCATTACAGAAAAAATCACCACTGAATTGAATAAAGATCAATATACGGGTGTCATTCATAATATGGGCCAAATGTTGTTCTTATTAGGTGATTTGCAGACTGATGAACTGCGCGTATTGTTGAATAAAGTGAATCGTGGTATTCGTGTGGCAAATCAGGCGAGTCCTCATGCACGTACTTCTGTGACAGGTTTGATGCGTGTGTTGAAGGATGATGAGATGAACCAAAGTTTGACTTACTTTTTGAATTTGTTGAAGGGGATGTCTCGCGATTAG
- a CDS encoding DMT family transporter, which translates to MQWTKVIFAGLMEVVWVIGLTYSHLLYQWILTIALISLSFWMMVSASRVLPVGTVYAVFVGIGTLGTVIVGMLFFNESVSIIKLCFILTLLIGVIGLKLTTDQAGEQQ; encoded by the coding sequence ATGCAATGGACGAAAGTGATTTTCGCTGGTTTAATGGAAGTGGTCTGGGTTATTGGCTTAACGTATTCTCACCTCCTTTACCAATGGATATTGACCATTGCGCTGATCAGTTTAAGTTTTTGGATGATGGTATCCGCTTCACGTGTCTTACCTGTAGGCACAGTATATGCTGTATTTGTCGGTATTGGCACGTTAGGTACTGTCATTGTCGGCATGCTGTTTTTCAATGAGTCAGTGAGTATCATCAAACTGTGCTTCATCCTTACATTACTTATCGGCGTTATCGGTCTCAAATTAACGACAGATCAGGCAGGTGAACAGCAATGA
- a CDS encoding NAD/NADP-dependent octopine/nopaline dehydrogenase family protein yields MKIAIVGSGNGAVTAAVDMMNQGHQVKLYCRNQSISKFDYAIEQGGFNFNNEGTESFVPFTNISDDMGYVLEGAEIVMLCIPSSFIEYYAELMSSHINNDQIIFFNMAAAMGSARFIKVLEEYKIDTRPIFAEANTLTYGTRVNFETASVDLSLNVRKVYFSTLNEKDLTKTFKKVESLYPYIVKEESLWRTNLENGNPEVHPGPTLLNVGRIDYSGDFALYKEGITNHTVRLLHAVEVERLTLGRKLGFELETAKEARIARGYLEREMEDEPLNKLFNHSPVFSRIPGPNKVNNRYLTEDIAYGLVLWSSLGREIGVPTPNIDAIIVIASTILERDFFNEGLTIEYLGRENVGLASY; encoded by the coding sequence ATGAAAATAGCAATTGTAGGATCAGGTAACGGGGCAGTGACAGCAGCAGTTGATATGATGAATCAAGGGCATCAGGTCAAACTGTATTGTCGTAACCAATCCATCAGTAAATTTGATTATGCCATTGAACAAGGTGGCTTTAATTTTAATAATGAGGGCACAGAAAGTTTTGTACCATTCACGAATATTAGTGACGACATGGGCTACGTTTTAGAGGGTGCTGAAATTGTTATGTTATGTATCCCTTCGTCATTTATCGAATATTATGCGGAATTAATGTCATCGCATATTAATAATGATCAAATTATTTTCTTTAATATGGCAGCAGCAATGGGTTCAGCACGTTTTATTAAAGTTTTAGAAGAATACAAAATAGACACACGTCCTATTTTTGCAGAAGCGAACACTTTAACGTATGGGACACGCGTCAACTTCGAAACAGCTTCAGTCGATTTATCATTAAATGTACGAAAAGTTTATTTCTCTACATTAAATGAAAAGGATTTAACAAAAACATTTAAAAAAGTGGAATCACTCTATCCATATATTGTTAAAGAAGAAAGTTTATGGCGTACAAATTTAGAAAACGGGAACCCAGAAGTACATCCTGGACCAACGTTATTGAATGTGGGACGTATTGATTACAGTGGAGATTTTGCGCTTTATAAAGAAGGAATCACAAATCATACGGTGCGCTTGTTACATGCAGTCGAAGTCGAGCGTTTAACGTTAGGGCGCAAGTTAGGTTTTGAGTTGGAAACGGCGAAAGAAGCCCGTATTGCACGTGGTTATTTAGAGCGTGAGATGGAAGATGAACCACTCAACAAGCTGTTCAATCATAGCCCAGTCTTTTCACGAATTCCAGGACCGAATAAAGTAAACAACCGCTATTTAACTGAAGATATCGCTTATGGTCTCGTATTATGGTCGAGTTTAGGTAGAGAAATAGGGGTACCTACACCGAATATTGATGCGATTATTGTGATTGCGTCAACGATTTTAGAGCGTGATTTCTTCAATGAGGGCTTAACAATTGAATACTTAGGAAGAGAAAATGTAGGGTTAGCTTCTTACTAA
- a CDS encoding N-acetylglucosaminidase codes for MKRSRKVKPLKAIIIVLFALFVILFVVNETTLFKNDKTHTFDEAFAKQMQGDALHTKSKGNQFVNASEQDVKGAMTVDRKDSDLMYMDLSEPIEMSEDEVNDMLKGKGILEGHGKAFLEAQKENDVNVIYLVSHAQLETGEGRSALAKGLRKGDARYYNFFGIGAFDREAVKTGVSYAQKAGWTSPDKAIKGGASFVRTQYFENGQLNLYQMRWNPQSPATNQYASDIDWPAKIAERMEAYYQKYGIKKDDIRKDFYKK; via the coding sequence ATGAAACGATCGCGTAAAGTGAAGCCTTTGAAAGCCATTATTATTGTATTATTTGCGTTATTTGTAATTTTATTTGTGGTGAATGAAACGACGCTCTTCAAAAATGATAAAACACATACATTTGATGAGGCTTTTGCCAAACAAATGCAAGGGGATGCGTTACATACAAAATCTAAAGGTAACCAGTTCGTCAATGCTTCTGAACAAGATGTCAAAGGTGCGATGACTGTTGACCGCAAAGATTCAGATTTGATGTACATGGATTTATCTGAGCCGATTGAAATGTCGGAAGATGAAGTGAATGATATGCTCAAGGGGAAAGGCATTTTAGAAGGACATGGGAAAGCTTTTTTAGAGGCGCAAAAGGAAAATGATGTCAATGTCATTTATTTAGTGAGTCATGCGCAGTTAGAAACAGGAGAAGGTCGGTCTGCTTTGGCGAAAGGTTTACGTAAAGGTGATGCCCGTTACTACAACTTTTTTGGTATCGGTGCGTTTGATCGTGAAGCTGTCAAAACAGGGGTAAGTTATGCGCAAAAAGCGGGATGGACTTCACCGGACAAAGCGATTAAAGGTGGCGCTTCTTTTGTAAGAACGCAATATTTTGAAAATGGCCAGCTCAACTTGTATCAAATGCGATGGAATCCGCAAAGTCCTGCGACAAATCAATATGCGAGTGATATCGATTGGCCGGCTAAAATTGCTGAACGTATGGAAGCTTACTACCAAAAATATGGTATTAAAAAAGATGATATTCGAAAAGATTTTTACAAGAAATGA
- a CDS encoding 2-hydroxyacid dehydrogenase family protein, which yields MKKVFIAGPIPEKGLELLKAHFEVEMYEGEGIIDKETLKNGVKDAFGLVSLLSTEVDQEVIDSGSNLQFIANYGAGFNNVDVDYARSKDIDVSNTPKASTNSTAELTMAILLAAARRVAEGDRLMRNEGFNGWAPLFFRGREVSGKKLGIIGLGEIGTAVARRAKGFDMDILYTGPHQKPDKERELGAKYLDLDTLLQTADFVAINAAYQPSMRHMIDTPQLEMMKPTSYLINASRGPIVHEAALLEALQNKTIEGAALDVYEFEPEITEGLKSLDNVVITPHIGNATFEARDMMAEIVANNLVKKANGETPDYIVNASK from the coding sequence ATGAAAAAAGTATTTATCGCAGGTCCTATCCCAGAAAAAGGACTTGAATTATTAAAAGCTCATTTTGAAGTTGAAATGTACGAAGGTGAAGGCATTATTGATAAAGAAACGCTTAAAAATGGCGTTAAAGATGCTTTCGGACTCGTCAGCTTATTATCTACAGAAGTGGACCAAGAAGTGATTGATAGTGGTTCAAATTTACAATTCATCGCCAATTATGGTGCAGGTTTCAATAATGTCGATGTCGATTATGCACGTTCAAAAGATATCGATGTTTCAAACACACCTAAAGCTTCTACCAATTCAACGGCTGAATTAACGATGGCGATTTTACTTGCTGCGGCACGTCGCGTTGCAGAAGGTGATCGTCTAATGCGTAATGAAGGCTTTAATGGATGGGCACCGTTATTCTTTCGTGGTCGCGAAGTATCTGGTAAAAAATTAGGCATTATCGGTTTAGGTGAAATTGGTACAGCCGTTGCGCGTCGTGCGAAAGGATTTGATATGGATATCCTTTACACAGGGCCACATCAAAAACCAGACAAAGAACGTGAATTAGGCGCGAAATATTTAGATTTAGACACGTTACTTCAAACAGCGGATTTCGTTGCTATTAACGCTGCATATCAACCGTCTATGCGTCATATGATAGATACCCCTCAGCTAGAAATGATGAAACCAACGAGCTATCTGATTAATGCTTCTCGCGGGCCTATCGTGCATGAAGCGGCTTTATTAGAAGCACTTCAAAATAAAACGATTGAAGGCGCTGCACTTGACGTCTATGAATTTGAACCAGAAATTACGGAAGGTCTCAAATCATTAGATAATGTTGTCATTACACCGCATATTGGTAATGCGACATTTGAAGCACGTGATATGATGGCAGAAATCGTTGCGAATAACTTAGTTAAAAAAGCTAACGGGGAAACACCTGATTATATTGTCAATGCCTCTAAATGA
- a CDS encoding CHAP domain-containing protein, which produces MLKKFATTTTLTAGLGAAAAVGLQHDNADAAEGNYSYSYSYNYGYNTNAQGNTNYNYNANSTQTYTYGQNTTSTSTSTQSTGVTSAGNLYTPGQCTWYVYDKVGGEIGSTWGNANNWASSASAAGFTVDNNPEEGSILQSNAGPMGHVAYVESVNEDGSITVSEMNYDGGPFNVSTRTISASEAGSYNYIHV; this is translated from the coding sequence ATGTTAAAAAAATTCGCTACTACAACTACATTAACTGCTGGATTAGGAGCTGCTGCTGCGGTAGGCTTACAACACGATAACGCTGACGCTGCTGAAGGAAACTACAGCTATTCATACAGCTACAACTACGGTTACAACACAAATGCACAAGGTAATACAAACTACAACTACAATGCCAACAGCACCCAAACTTACACATACGGTCAAAATACAACAAGCACATCTACTTCAACACAATCAACTGGCGTGACAAGTGCTGGAAACTTATACACACCTGGTCAGTGTACTTGGTATGTATATGACAAAGTTGGCGGTGAAATTGGTTCAACTTGGGGTAACGCAAACAACTGGGCAAGCTCAGCATCAGCTGCAGGTTTCACTGTAGACAACAACCCTGAAGAAGGTTCAATCTTACAATCAAATGCAGGTCCTATGGGTCACGTGGCATACGTTGAATCAGTGAATGAAGATGGTTCAATCACAGTATCAGAAATGAACTATGATGGCGGTCCATTCAACGTAAGTACACGTACAATCTCTGCATCAGAAGCTGGTTCATACAACTACATTCACGTATAA
- a CDS encoding ABC transporter permease → MKKLNYRDQRSNLIESIFKMSYIEFRALINNKHLIYTQILIPILYFLFYSTGIASTFGMIHYGSKEVSFLQFSFIGIIGLIVYSQMAQSVYRIILDRKWGLLALKYFKGVTPLAYIIGKMSFPLFNFLIQVVVLYLISLIFGDYFSVKRFILIALCSIIMMIFWFSVGTVISLKITSYKIRDLILNTLLLPVSFTAPIFFSFDKAPLLIRTISYLNPLTYQLNAMRDIGFGVSNPFNIGIVMMMAILMSTIALYSIKNAKLTTNER, encoded by the coding sequence ATGAAAAAGTTAAATTATAGAGATCAAAGGTCGAATCTAATAGAGTCTATTTTTAAGATGAGCTACATTGAGTTTAGAGCATTAATCAACAATAAACATTTAATTTACACTCAAATACTTATTCCTATCCTTTATTTCCTATTTTATTCAACAGGCATTGCTTCAACTTTTGGCATGATTCATTATGGCAGTAAAGAAGTTTCTTTTTTACAATTCTCTTTTATCGGCATTATAGGATTGATTGTATATAGTCAAATGGCACAATCTGTTTATAGGATTATATTGGATCGAAAGTGGGGATTACTAGCGTTAAAATACTTCAAAGGGGTTACGCCACTTGCATATATTATCGGAAAAATGTCTTTCCCGTTATTTAACTTTTTAATACAGGTTGTTGTCCTCTATTTAATTTCGCTCATTTTTGGAGACTATTTTTCAGTGAAGCGATTTATACTGATTGCTTTATGTTCTATCATTATGATGATTTTTTGGTTTTCAGTAGGAACTGTTATCTCGTTGAAAATAACGTCATACAAAATAAGGGATTTAATTTTGAACACTTTATTATTACCGGTTTCTTTTACAGCACCCATTTTCTTTAGTTTTGATAAAGCACCGCTATTAATTCGTACAATATCTTATTTAAATCCTTTAACCTACCAGTTAAATGCAATGAGAGATATTGGATTTGGTGTTTCTAATCCTTTCAATATAGGGATTGTTATGATGATGGCGATTTTAATGTCTACAATTGCACTGTATTCAATAAAAAATGCAAAATTAACAACGAATGAAAGATAG